The Streptomyces sp. NBC_01268 genome window below encodes:
- a CDS encoding pirin family protein, whose amino-acid sequence MPAVTVENPLTLPRVAAPAEAVARPVLAVTTAPSGFEGEGFPVRRAFAGINYQYLDPFIMMDQMGEVEYAPGEPKGTPWHPHRGFETVTYIIDGIFDHQDSNGGGGTITNGDTQWMTAGSGLLHIEAPPEQLVMSGGLFHGLQLWVNLPASDKMMAPRYQDIRGGQVQLLTSPDGGALLRVIAGELDGHQGPGVTHTPITMIHATLRPGAEINLPWREDFNGLAYVLAGRGTVGAERRPVHMGQTAVFGKGGALTVRADEKQDGNTPDLEVVLLGGQPIREPMAHYGPFVMNSQAELRQAFEDFQAGRLGTIPAVHGMGE is encoded by the coding sequence ATGCCCGCCGTGACCGTCGAGAACCCGCTCACCCTGCCCCGCGTCGCCGCTCCCGCCGAGGCCGTCGCCCGGCCGGTGCTCGCGGTGACCACCGCGCCCTCCGGCTTCGAGGGCGAGGGCTTCCCGGTCCGCCGCGCGTTCGCCGGGATCAACTACCAGTACCTCGACCCGTTCATCATGATGGACCAGATGGGCGAGGTGGAGTACGCGCCCGGAGAGCCCAAGGGCACGCCGTGGCACCCGCACCGCGGCTTCGAGACGGTGACCTACATCATCGACGGGATCTTCGACCACCAGGACTCCAACGGCGGCGGCGGCACCATCACCAACGGTGACACCCAGTGGATGACCGCCGGATCCGGCCTCCTGCACATCGAGGCCCCGCCGGAGCAGCTCGTCATGAGCGGCGGCCTCTTCCACGGCCTCCAGCTCTGGGTGAACCTGCCCGCCTCCGACAAGATGATGGCCCCCCGCTACCAGGACATCCGCGGCGGCCAGGTCCAGCTCCTCACCTCCCCGGACGGCGGCGCGCTGCTCCGCGTCATCGCCGGCGAGCTCGACGGGCACCAGGGCCCGGGCGTCACCCACACCCCCATCACGATGATCCACGCGACCCTGCGCCCCGGCGCCGAGATCAACCTGCCGTGGCGCGAGGACTTCAACGGCCTCGCGTACGTCCTGGCCGGCCGCGGCACCGTCGGCGCCGAGCGGCGCCCGGTCCACATGGGTCAGACCGCCGTCTTCGGCAAGGGCGGCGCGCTCACCGTCCGCGCCGACGAGAAGCAGGACGGGAACACCCCCGACCTGGAGGTCGTGCTCCTCGGCGGGCAGCCGATCCGCGAGCCGATGGCGCACTACGGCCCGTTCGTCATGAACTCCCAGGCCGAACTGCGCCAGGCCTTCGAGGACTTCCAGGCCGGCCGCCTCGGCACCATCCCGGCCGTCCACGGCATGGGCGAGTAG
- a CDS encoding SseB family protein: protein MYGYDQNPGAQQQYGQPPQQPPMHGGMQGGAQAGMQGGMQGGYAQQPPLYPEPSPPSLADAVRAFTTGTLAAEDFQQIFATSKVYCPRGDNPGFLALHNTQQPVIPMFTSLKELRRYAGKESKYFVITGAEVIDLLPTGYGFVLDMEGDHRMVFDAKAVEQMVDFAMRRMYG from the coding sequence ATGTACGGCTACGACCAGAATCCGGGTGCCCAGCAGCAGTACGGCCAGCCCCCGCAGCAGCCGCCGATGCACGGCGGGATGCAGGGAGGCGCGCAGGCCGGCATGCAGGGCGGCATGCAGGGCGGGTACGCCCAGCAGCCGCCGCTGTACCCGGAGCCGTCGCCGCCGTCGCTCGCGGACGCCGTCCGGGCGTTCACGACCGGCACCCTCGCGGCCGAGGACTTCCAGCAGATCTTCGCGACCTCGAAGGTCTACTGCCCGCGCGGGGACAACCCGGGCTTCCTCGCGCTGCACAACACCCAGCAGCCGGTGATCCCCATGTTCACCTCGCTGAAGGAGCTGCGGCGGTACGCGGGCAAGGAGTCGAAGTACTTCGTGATCACCGGCGCCGAGGTGATCGACCTGCTGCCGACGGGATACGGCTTCGTCCTCGACATGGAGGGCGACCACCGCATGGTCTTCGACGCGAAGGCCGTGGAGCAGATGGTCGACTTCGCGATGCGGCGGATGTACGGCTGA
- a CDS encoding alpha/beta hydrolase, producing the protein MPTWQQLRDVKLNEYTDAADGWGKVSSRANVDKDRVDNGMFARIHDTQKGDTANKAGGDVQQLSRNYQYLHTECGLVRTALNGLAAELAAPQKKLKQALEDAENLKFTVKEDGSVSYPTQSYVLKGDQTAHDGAPFPYLPGKAEGIGSGDENKGKAEDIAQRIGDAVREANEIDGRYAGALRKLKAEPGLTVSDETLADAAKDTKALQEAAGKYADDDKIPHGKSPKENADWWNGLTQEQRDEYATLYPASIGALDGVPSAVRDDANRMVLAETRAQTQLDLNAIPKQPQEYLPNPSGSYPAVIKNPEWREWNEKYGDRKKELEGDLKGMNAIQERFDRTGRSEKPGEKPLPEAYLLGFDTQGNGHAIVANGNPDTATHTAMYVPGTTANLEGIGGDIKRMETLWRASDNLANGQSVSTITWLGYDAPQDIVKDAPFSHYANDGAPKLNSFVDGLRATHQGDATHLTVTGHSYGSTVVGSAARQGTLHADDIFVAGSPGMQVGSATDLDVPKGHVYAAEADSDPYLKGLHLPGPLGALTDDKYGGFNIPFVTSDPVPDIGGWGHAPKKVDIDVLPSWIDGDGQSVVKTLTPTNPDFGAHIVATDGSRGHSGYWDNGTESLNNQARVVTGRYKEVTSQ; encoded by the coding sequence GTGCCCACCTGGCAGCAGCTGCGCGACGTGAAGCTGAACGAGTACACCGACGCCGCCGACGGCTGGGGCAAGGTCAGCTCCCGCGCCAACGTGGACAAGGACCGCGTGGACAACGGCATGTTCGCCAGGATCCACGACACCCAGAAGGGCGACACGGCGAACAAGGCGGGCGGCGACGTCCAGCAGCTCTCCCGCAACTACCAGTACCTGCACACCGAGTGCGGTCTCGTCCGCACCGCGCTCAACGGGCTCGCCGCCGAACTCGCGGCGCCGCAGAAGAAGTTGAAGCAGGCCCTGGAAGACGCGGAGAACCTGAAGTTCACCGTGAAGGAAGACGGGTCGGTCAGCTACCCGACCCAGTCGTACGTCCTCAAGGGCGACCAGACCGCCCACGACGGCGCCCCCTTCCCGTATCTCCCGGGCAAGGCCGAGGGCATCGGCAGCGGCGACGAGAACAAGGGCAAGGCCGAGGACATCGCGCAGCGCATCGGCGACGCGGTCCGGGAGGCCAACGAGATCGACGGCCGCTACGCCGGCGCCCTGCGCAAGCTGAAGGCCGAGCCCGGCCTCACCGTCAGCGACGAGACCCTCGCCGACGCCGCCAAGGACACCAAGGCGCTGCAGGAGGCCGCCGGCAAGTACGCCGACGACGACAAGATCCCCCACGGCAAGTCCCCCAAGGAGAACGCCGACTGGTGGAACGGCCTCACCCAGGAGCAGCGCGACGAGTACGCGACGCTCTACCCGGCCTCCATCGGCGCCCTGGACGGCGTCCCCTCCGCCGTCCGCGACGACGCCAACCGGATGGTGCTCGCGGAGACCCGCGCCCAGACGCAGCTCGACCTCAACGCCATCCCGAAGCAGCCCCAGGAGTACCTGCCGAACCCCAGCGGCTCCTACCCGGCGGTCATCAAGAACCCCGAGTGGCGCGAGTGGAACGAGAAGTACGGCGACCGGAAGAAGGAGCTGGAGGGCGACCTGAAGGGCATGAACGCCATCCAGGAGCGCTTCGACCGCACCGGCAGGTCCGAGAAGCCCGGCGAGAAGCCGCTGCCCGAGGCGTATCTCCTCGGGTTCGACACCCAGGGCAACGGGCACGCGATCGTCGCCAACGGAAATCCGGACACCGCCACCCACACCGCGATGTACGTGCCCGGCACCACCGCCAACCTGGAGGGCATCGGCGGCGACATCAAGCGCATGGAGACCCTCTGGCGGGCCAGCGACAACCTCGCCAACGGCCAGAGCGTCTCCACGATCACCTGGCTCGGCTACGACGCCCCGCAGGACATCGTGAAGGACGCGCCCTTCAGCCACTACGCCAACGACGGCGCGCCCAAGCTGAACTCCTTCGTGGACGGCCTGCGCGCCACCCACCAGGGCGACGCGACCCACCTGACCGTCACCGGCCACAGCTACGGCTCCACGGTGGTCGGCTCCGCCGCCCGCCAGGGGACGCTGCACGCCGACGACATCTTCGTGGCGGGCAGCCCCGGCATGCAGGTGGGCAGCGCCACCGACCTGGACGTGCCCAAGGGGCACGTCTACGCGGCGGAGGCGGACAGCGACCCGTACCTCAAGGGCCTGCACCTGCCCGGCCCGCTCGGCGCGCTCACCGACGACAAGTACGGCGGCTTCAACATCCCCTTCGTCACCAGCGACCCGGTGCCGGACATCGGCGGCTGGGGCCACGCGCCGAAGAAGGTGGACATCGACGTCCTGCCGTCGTGGATCGACGGCGACGGGCAGAGCGTGGTCAAGACCCTGACGCCGACCAACCCCGACTTCGGCGCGCACATCGTGGCGACGGACGGCTCCCGGGGCCACAGCGGCTACTGGGACAACGGCACCGAGAGCCTGAACAACCAGGCCCGGGTCGTCACCGGCCGCTACAAGGAAGTGACCTCCCAGTGA
- a CDS encoding acyl-CoA dehydrogenase — protein sequence MGHYKSNLRDIEFNLFEVLGRDKVYGTGPFEEMDVETAKSILDEIRRLAENELAESFADADRNPPVFDPETNTAPVPASFKKSYKAFMDSEYWRLGIPEGIGGTTSPRSLVWAYAELLLGSNPAIWMYSSGPAFAGVLYNEGNEAQKKIAQIAVEKRWGSTMVLTEPDAGSDVGAGRTKAIQQEDGSWHIEGVKRFITSGEHDMEENILHYVLARPEGAGPGTKGLSLFLVPKYEFDWETGELGARNGVYATNVEHKMGLKASNTCEMTFGDQHPAKGWLIGDKHEGIRQMFLIIEFARMMVGTKAISTLSTGYLNALEYAKERVQGTDLANFMDKAAPKVTITHHPDVRRSLMTQKAYAEGMRSLVLYTASVQDAIAVAEAAGEDTKALHGLNDLLLPIVKGYGSEKGYEQLAQSLQTFGGSGFLQEYPIEQYIRDAKIDTLYEGTTAIQGQDFFFRKIVRDQGASLNALAEEIKKFLAVGTGGDELAGARDALAKAAVDLEGIVGKMLTDLTATGEDVKNIYKVGLNTTRLLLASGDVVVGYLLLRGAAVAAEKLAAGATGKDLAFYQGKIAAAKFFAANMLPGVTAERLLAEGVDGSLMDLDEAAF from the coding sequence ATGGGGCACTACAAGTCGAATCTCCGCGACATCGAGTTCAACCTCTTCGAGGTGCTCGGCCGCGACAAGGTGTACGGCACCGGTCCGTTCGAGGAGATGGACGTCGAGACCGCGAAGAGCATCCTCGACGAGATCCGCCGCCTCGCCGAGAACGAGCTCGCGGAGTCCTTCGCGGACGCCGACCGCAACCCGCCGGTCTTCGACCCGGAGACCAACACCGCGCCCGTCCCGGCCTCCTTCAAGAAGTCCTACAAGGCCTTCATGGACTCCGAGTACTGGCGTCTGGGCATCCCCGAGGGCATCGGCGGCACCACCTCCCCGCGCTCCCTGGTCTGGGCCTACGCGGAGCTGCTGCTCGGCTCGAACCCGGCCATCTGGATGTACTCCTCCGGCCCCGCCTTCGCCGGTGTCCTCTACAACGAGGGCAACGAGGCCCAGAAGAAGATCGCGCAGATCGCCGTCGAGAAGCGCTGGGGCTCCACCATGGTGCTCACCGAGCCCGACGCGGGCTCCGACGTCGGCGCCGGCCGCACCAAGGCGATCCAGCAGGAGGACGGCTCCTGGCACATCGAGGGCGTGAAGCGCTTCATCACCTCCGGTGAGCACGACATGGAGGAGAACATCCTCCACTACGTCCTCGCCCGCCCCGAGGGTGCCGGCCCCGGCACCAAGGGCCTCTCGCTCTTCCTCGTCCCGAAGTACGAGTTCGACTGGGAGACCGGCGAGCTCGGCGCCCGCAACGGCGTCTACGCCACCAACGTCGAGCACAAGATGGGCCTCAAGGCCTCCAACACGTGCGAGATGACCTTCGGCGACCAGCACCCCGCCAAGGGCTGGCTGATCGGCGACAAGCACGAGGGCATCCGCCAGATGTTCCTCATCATCGAGTTCGCCCGCATGATGGTCGGCACGAAGGCGATCTCCACCCTCTCCACGGGCTACCTCAACGCCCTGGAGTACGCCAAGGAGCGCGTCCAGGGCACCGACCTGGCGAACTTCATGGACAAGGCCGCCCCCAAGGTCACCATCACGCACCACCCCGACGTCCGCCGCTCGCTGATGACGCAGAAGGCGTACGCCGAGGGCATGCGCTCCCTCGTCCTCTACACGGCCTCCGTGCAGGACGCGATCGCGGTCGCGGAAGCCGCCGGCGAGGACACCAAGGCCCTGCACGGCCTGAACGACCTGCTGCTCCCGATCGTCAAGGGCTACGGCTCCGAGAAGGGCTACGAGCAGCTCGCCCAGTCGCTGCAGACCTTCGGCGGCTCCGGCTTCCTGCAGGAGTACCCGATCGAGCAGTACATCCGGGACGCCAAGATCGACACCCTCTACGAGGGCACCACGGCCATCCAGGGCCAGGACTTCTTCTTCCGCAAGATCGTCCGCGACCAGGGCGCCTCCCTGAACGCGCTCGCCGAGGAGATCAAGAAGTTCCTCGCGGTCGGCACCGGCGGCGACGAGCTGGCCGGCGCCCGCGACGCGCTCGCCAAGGCGGCCGTCGACCTGGAGGGCATCGTCGGCAAGATGCTCACCGACCTCACCGCCACCGGCGAGGACGTCAAGAACATCTACAAGGTCGGCCTCAACACCACCCGCCTGCTGCTCGCCTCCGGCGACGTCGTCGTCGGCTACCTGCTGCTGCGCGGCGCCGCCGTCGCCGCCGAGAAGCTGGCCGCCGGCGCCACCGGCAAGGACCTCGCGTTCTACCAGGGCAAGATCGCGGCCGCGAAGTTCTTCGCCGCCAACATGCTGCCGGGCGTCACCGCCGAGCGCCTCCTCGCGGAGGGCGTCGACGGCTCGCTGATGGACCTGGACGAGGCCGCGTTCTAG
- a CDS encoding M18 family aminopeptidase produces MSSAAPRFDRGHTDDLMTFLAASPSPYHAVANTAARLEKAGFRKVEETDAWDGTTGGKYVVRGGAIIAWYVPEGAAPHTPFRIVGAHTDSPNLRVKPQPDFGREGWRQVAVEIYGGPLLNSWLDRDLGLAGRLTLRDGSHRLVNVDRPVLRVPQLAIHLDRGVNDGMKLERQRHMQPIWGLGEVHEGDLVSFVAEEAGVDAEDVAGWDLMVHAVEAPAYLGRDRELLAGPRMDNLISVHACVAALAAVSALPDLPYIPVLAAFDHEENGSEADTGAHGPLLGNVLERSVYARGGGYEDKARALAGSVCLSSDVGHAVHPNYSERHDPTHHPRPNGGPILKVNVNQRYATDGSGRAVFAAACEKAGVPWQSFVSNNDMPCGTTIGPITAARHGITTVDIGVACLSMHSARELCGSEDPHHLANALVAFLEG; encoded by the coding sequence ATGAGTAGCGCAGCTCCCCGGTTCGACCGCGGCCACACCGATGACCTCATGACCTTCCTCGCGGCCTCGCCCTCGCCGTACCACGCGGTGGCCAACACCGCCGCGCGGCTGGAGAAGGCCGGCTTCCGCAAGGTCGAGGAGACCGACGCCTGGGACGGGACGACCGGCGGGAAGTACGTGGTCCGCGGGGGCGCGATCATCGCCTGGTACGTGCCCGAGGGCGCCGCCCCGCACACGCCGTTCCGGATCGTCGGCGCCCACACCGACTCCCCCAACCTGCGCGTGAAGCCCCAGCCCGACTTCGGCCGCGAGGGCTGGCGCCAGGTCGCCGTGGAGATCTACGGCGGCCCGCTGCTCAACAGCTGGCTCGACCGCGACCTCGGCCTGGCCGGCCGGCTCACCCTGCGCGACGGCAGCCACCGGCTGGTGAACGTGGACCGGCCCGTGCTGCGCGTGCCGCAGCTCGCCATCCACCTCGACCGGGGCGTCAACGACGGCATGAAGCTGGAGCGCCAGCGCCACATGCAGCCGATCTGGGGCCTGGGCGAGGTCCACGAGGGCGACCTGGTCTCGTTCGTCGCCGAGGAGGCGGGCGTCGACGCCGAGGACGTGGCGGGCTGGGACCTGATGGTGCACGCCGTCGAGGCCCCCGCCTACCTGGGCCGCGACCGCGAGCTGCTGGCCGGCCCGCGGATGGACAACCTCATCTCGGTGCACGCCTGCGTCGCCGCCCTCGCGGCCGTGTCGGCGCTGCCGGACCTGCCGTACATCCCGGTCCTGGCCGCCTTCGACCACGAGGAGAACGGCTCCGAGGCCGACACCGGCGCCCACGGCCCGCTGCTCGGCAACGTCCTGGAGCGCTCGGTCTACGCCCGCGGCGGCGGCTACGAGGACAAGGCCCGCGCGCTGGCCGGCTCGGTCTGCCTCTCCTCCGACGTCGGCCACGCCGTGCACCCCAACTACAGCGAGCGGCACGACCCCACGCACCACCCGCGCCCCAACGGCGGCCCGATCCTCAAGGTGAACGTCAACCAGCGCTACGCCACCGACGGCAGCGGCCGGGCCGTGTTCGCCGCCGCCTGCGAGAAGGCCGGCGTGCCGTGGCAGTCGTTCGTCTCCAACAACGACATGCCCTGCGGCACCACGATCGGCCCGATCACCGCCGCCCGCCACGGCATCACCACCGTCGACATCGGCGTGGCCTGCCTGTCGATGCACAGCGCCCGCGAGCTCTGCGGCTCCGAGGACCCGCACCACCTCGCGAACGCCCTCGTGGCCTTCCTGGAGGGCTGA
- a CDS encoding NHL domain-containing thioredoxin family protein, whose translation MNDDSVRARVRVRAPELIGKGGWLNTGGDDLTLTDLRGKIVLLDFWTFCCINCLHVLDELRELEEKHRDTLVIIGVHSPKFVHEAEHQAVVDAVERYEVHHPVLDDPELATWKQYAVRAWPTLVVIDPEGYVVAQHAGEGHANALRTLVEELEAEHGAKGTLRRGDGPYVPPEPVATDLRFPGKAVLLPSGNFLVSDTTRHQLVELEPDGETVVRRIGDGEFREPQGLAVLPGGKVVVADTVHHALRLLDPATGTSERIAGTGRQWWQGSPTSGPALDVDLSSPWDVAWWQGKVWIAMAGVHQLWTYDPESGTVEVAAGTTNEGLVDGPAAEAWFAQPSGLAATEDRLWVADSETSALRWVDPDGFVHTAVGTGLFDFGHRDGEAGQALLQHPLGVTALPDGSVAVSDTYNHVLRRFDPASGEVTTLATDLREPSDAVVVGEDVVVVESARHRLTRLRLPEEAVQVESVAHRTQREATEVAPGGLRLDVVFQAPKGQKLDERYGPSTRLLVSSTPPELLLAGEGTGTDLFRELALNPELTEGVLHVSAMAASCDDDPENEYPACHVHQQDWGVPVRVTEGGAARLPLILAGMDG comes from the coding sequence ATGAACGACGACTCCGTGCGCGCGCGCGTCCGTGTCCGTGCCCCCGAGCTGATCGGCAAGGGCGGCTGGCTCAACACCGGCGGAGACGATCTGACCCTCACCGACCTGCGGGGAAAGATCGTTCTGCTCGACTTCTGGACCTTCTGCTGCATCAACTGCCTGCACGTCCTCGACGAGCTCCGTGAGCTGGAGGAGAAGCACCGCGACACCCTGGTGATCATCGGGGTGCACTCGCCCAAGTTCGTCCACGAGGCCGAGCACCAGGCCGTCGTCGACGCCGTCGAGCGGTACGAGGTGCACCACCCGGTGCTCGACGACCCGGAGCTCGCGACCTGGAAGCAGTACGCCGTACGGGCCTGGCCGACGCTCGTCGTCATCGACCCCGAGGGGTACGTCGTCGCCCAGCACGCGGGTGAGGGGCACGCCAACGCGCTGCGGACGCTCGTCGAGGAGCTGGAGGCCGAGCACGGGGCGAAGGGCACGCTGCGGCGCGGCGACGGCCCGTACGTGCCGCCGGAGCCGGTCGCGACCGACCTGCGCTTCCCCGGCAAGGCGGTCCTGCTGCCGTCCGGGAACTTCCTGGTCTCCGACACCACCCGCCACCAGCTCGTCGAGCTGGAGCCGGACGGCGAGACCGTGGTGCGCCGGATCGGCGACGGGGAGTTCCGGGAGCCGCAGGGCCTCGCGGTGCTGCCCGGGGGGAAGGTCGTCGTCGCCGACACCGTGCACCACGCGCTGCGGCTGCTCGACCCGGCCACCGGCACCTCCGAGCGGATCGCCGGCACCGGCCGCCAGTGGTGGCAGGGCTCCCCCACCTCCGGTCCGGCCCTCGACGTGGACCTGTCCTCGCCGTGGGACGTGGCCTGGTGGCAGGGCAAGGTGTGGATCGCCATGGCCGGCGTCCACCAGCTGTGGACGTACGACCCGGAGAGCGGCACCGTCGAGGTCGCCGCCGGCACCACCAACGAGGGCCTGGTCGACGGGCCCGCCGCCGAGGCCTGGTTCGCGCAGCCCTCCGGCCTCGCCGCGACCGAGGACCGGCTGTGGGTGGCCGACTCGGAGACGAGCGCCCTGCGCTGGGTCGACCCCGACGGGTTCGTGCACACGGCCGTCGGCACCGGCCTCTTCGACTTCGGGCACCGCGACGGCGAGGCCGGGCAGGCGCTGCTCCAGCACCCGCTGGGCGTGACCGCGCTGCCCGACGGCTCGGTGGCCGTCAGCGACACCTACAACCACGTCCTGCGCCGCTTCGACCCGGCGAGCGGCGAGGTCACCACGCTCGCCACCGACCTGCGCGAGCCCAGCGACGCGGTCGTCGTCGGCGAGGACGTCGTGGTCGTCGAGTCGGCCCGGCACCGGCTCACCCGGCTGCGGCTGCCCGAGGAGGCCGTCCAGGTCGAGTCGGTCGCCCACCGCACGCAGCGGGAGGCCACCGAGGTCGCCCCCGGCGGCCTCCGCCTCGACGTGGTCTTCCAGGCCCCGAAGGGCCAGAAGCTGGACGAGCGGTACGGCCCCTCCACCCGGCTGCTGGTCTCCTCGACCCCGCCGGAGCTGCTGCTCGCCGGCGAGGGCACGGGCACGGACCTGTTCCGCGAGCTCGCCCTGAACCCGGAGCTGACCGAGGGCGTCCTGCACGTCTCGGCGATGGCCGCGTCCTGCGACGACGACCCGGAGAACGAGTACCCGGCCTGCCACGTGCACCAGCAGGACTGGGGCGTGCCGGTCCGCGTCACCGAGGGCGGCGCGGCCCGGCTGCCGCTGATCCTCGCGGGCATGGACGGCTGA
- a CDS encoding bestrophin-like domain, giving the protein MALLETLVVVIGVAVVAALAVVAKTRLFPMREEDEPREDVAEYIAMMVSVLYALVLGLCLVSVWDSRTVADDQVRVEASALHQTYLLADGFPAGQQEPVRQAARSYATHVVDVEWPLMAERAPLGPEGWTLLGRLRDAGRLHGTGTTAQQIAAQEMLAQLGYLDDARRGREAASQESLSPVLWTGLIIGGLLTLVFMFLFGISRSTTHVVMVMGLAGFIAFTVLLVHQLDAPFGEMLGASPDPFTRYFPA; this is encoded by the coding sequence ATGGCCCTCCTGGAGACCCTCGTCGTCGTCATCGGCGTCGCCGTCGTCGCCGCCCTCGCCGTCGTCGCGAAGACGCGGCTGTTCCCGATGCGCGAGGAGGACGAACCGCGCGAGGACGTCGCCGAGTACATCGCGATGATGGTCTCGGTGCTCTACGCCCTCGTGCTCGGCCTGTGCCTGGTCTCGGTCTGGGACAGCCGGACCGTCGCCGACGACCAGGTGCGGGTCGAGGCGAGCGCGCTGCACCAGACGTACCTGCTCGCGGACGGCTTCCCCGCCGGGCAGCAGGAGCCGGTGCGGCAGGCGGCCCGCTCGTACGCCACCCATGTGGTGGACGTGGAGTGGCCGCTGATGGCCGAGCGCGCGCCCCTCGGGCCGGAGGGCTGGACCCTGCTCGGCCGGCTGCGCGACGCGGGCCGGCTGCACGGCACCGGCACCACCGCCCAGCAGATCGCGGCGCAGGAGATGCTCGCCCAGCTCGGCTACCTGGACGACGCCCGGCGCGGGCGGGAGGCGGCGTCCCAGGAGAGCCTGTCCCCGGTGCTGTGGACGGGGCTCATCATCGGCGGTCTGCTGACCCTGGTCTTCATGTTCCTGTTCGGGATCAGCCGGAGCACCACCCATGTGGTGATGGTGATGGGCCTGGCCGGCTTCATCGCCTTCACCGTCCTGCTGGTCCATCAGCTGGACGCGCCCTTCGGGGAGATGCTCGGCGCGAGCCCGGACCCGTTCACGCGCTACTTCCCGGCCTGA
- a CDS encoding LURP-one-related/scramblase family protein has translation MKYLVRDKIFAIGDDYWIEDERGRHAFLVDGKALRLRDTLELKDPDGQILVTLRQKMFSLRDAMTIERDDRPLATIRRKRLSLLRNHFRVTLVDGTELDVSGRILDREFTVEYDGELLAHISRQWFHVRDTYAVNAVREDADPALLIAVAVCVIRMAERERED, from the coding sequence ATGAAATACCTGGTACGGGACAAGATCTTCGCGATCGGCGACGACTACTGGATCGAGGACGAGCGGGGCCGGCACGCCTTCCTCGTCGACGGCAAGGCCCTGCGGCTGCGCGACACCCTGGAGCTGAAGGACCCGGACGGGCAGATCCTCGTCACGCTGCGGCAGAAGATGTTCAGCCTGCGGGACGCGATGACGATCGAGCGGGACGACCGCCCGCTCGCCACCATCCGCCGCAAGCGCCTCTCGCTGCTCCGCAACCACTTCCGCGTCACCCTCGTCGACGGCACGGAGCTCGACGTCAGCGGCCGGATCCTGGACCGGGAGTTCACCGTCGAGTACGACGGCGAACTCCTGGCCCACATCTCCCGGCAGTGGTTCCACGTCCGCGACACGTACGCCGTGAACGCGGTCCGCGAGGACGCCGATCCCGCCCTGCTCATCGCGGTCGCGGTGTGCGTGATCCGGATGGCCGAGCGGGAACGGGAGGACTGA
- a CDS encoding trans-sulfuration enzyme family protein: MSADATPFDSHGHSHRPETLAVHSPQPEIKGSRPLGVPLHQGHVFAFETADAMAEAFHSTDTFLYSRMGNPTVRALETAVARLEGGAAALSYASGMGAINGVLLGLLATGGHIVAQRCLYGGTYALLADLTARWGVDVTYVSGTDPDEVRAALRPETRLLYLETIANPTTRVSDLPALIAVAREAGVPSAVDNTFASPLLCRPIEYGADIVVHSATKYLAGHADVLGGIAVFRDEELYGRIRHYAVEQGATTDPFAAWLTLRGLQTLPLRVERQCANAAELAARLAAHPAVAAVRHPALAGHPDQEVAARLLPRGGGGVVSFDLAGGREAGRTFVEGVRLASLSASLGDVKTLVMHPASTSHRQLDAAALEAAGIGPGTVRVSVGIEHVEDLWTDLEQALDKAL, encoded by the coding sequence ATGAGCGCCGACGCCACGCCTTTCGACAGCCACGGGCACAGCCACCGCCCCGAGACCCTCGCCGTCCACTCCCCGCAGCCCGAGATCAAGGGCAGCAGGCCGCTCGGCGTGCCGCTGCACCAAGGGCACGTCTTCGCCTTCGAGACCGCCGACGCCATGGCCGAGGCCTTCCACTCGACGGACACGTTCCTCTACAGCCGGATGGGCAACCCGACCGTCCGCGCCCTGGAGACCGCCGTCGCCCGTCTGGAGGGCGGTGCGGCCGCCCTCTCGTACGCCTCCGGCATGGGCGCCATCAACGGCGTGCTGCTCGGACTGCTCGCCACCGGCGGCCACATCGTCGCCCAGCGCTGCCTGTACGGCGGCACGTACGCCCTCCTCGCCGACCTCACCGCGCGCTGGGGCGTCGACGTCACGTACGTCTCCGGCACCGACCCCGACGAGGTGCGGGCCGCGCTGCGCCCCGAGACCCGGCTGCTCTACCTGGAGACCATCGCCAACCCCACCACCCGCGTCTCCGACCTGCCCGCGCTGATCGCCGTCGCGCGCGAGGCGGGCGTGCCGTCCGCCGTCGACAACACCTTCGCCTCGCCGCTGCTGTGCCGGCCGATCGAGTACGGCGCCGACATCGTCGTGCACTCGGCGACCAAGTACCTCGCCGGTCACGCCGACGTCCTCGGCGGCATCGCCGTCTTCCGGGACGAGGAGCTGTACGGCCGCATCCGCCACTACGCCGTCGAACAGGGCGCCACCACGGACCCGTTCGCCGCCTGGCTGACCCTGCGCGGCCTGCAGACACTGCCGCTGCGCGTCGAGCGCCAGTGCGCCAACGCCGCGGAGCTCGCGGCCCGGCTGGCCGCCCACCCGGCGGTCGCCGCCGTCCGGCACCCGGCGCTCGCCGGGCACCCCGACCAGGAGGTGGCGGCCCGGCTGCTGCCCAGGGGCGGCGGCGGAGTGGTCTCCTTCGACCTCGCGGGCGGCCGCGAGGCGGGCCGGACCTTCGTGGAAGGCGTCCGTCTCGCCTCCCTCAGCGCCTCGCTCGGCGACGTGAAGACCCTGGTGATGCACCCCGCCTCCACCTCGCACCGCCAGCTGGACGCGGCGGCCCTGGAGGCGGCGGGCATCGGCCCCGGCACGGTACGGGTCTCGGTCGGCATCGAGCACGTCGAGGACCTGTGGACGGACCTGGAACAGGCTCTGGACAAGGCGCTGTAG